From Malus sylvestris chromosome 1, drMalSylv7.2, whole genome shotgun sequence:
GGGCTTTAAATCACGATGCAAAACACCAGCTGAATGTACATATTTGAGCCCACGTAACAACTGATACAGAAAGTACTGCAAAGGTGGAATTTAAACATATTAGTGAGATCTCAGGCATGTAAAACAGAAATCATGATCATGAGAATGGTTGATAATCAAGGTTAAAATGCAGAGAATTTTTCTTAACTAGCGCAAGTAACAATTTCTATATTATAGTCATTCCGAATATGAAAGGTTCAGAAAACTTGCAAGGAAATGAAGATCCATCTTTCAAGTTCCcacaaaagaataaaagaaacatGCCATCTCATTGATTGATCTACAGGTTAACAAAGCAAAGGAACCTTGTTTAAAAGTTGAGAGGAAGATCATTTCTCACGATTTATTATCAAGCTATAGAAAGATATATGAAAAGATATAAAACTGAGTGGTGAAGGGGAGTGTGCGTACCATATTCATTAGTTGCTTAATTCAACCTACATCAGTGACAAGCATGTATTGCCATTACCAGTAACCTAACAAATAGAATCTGGAATCCAACTATGGAATCTTGGTtgtttaaacaaacaaacaaaaaaggaatTAATGTCAACGGCTTATAACCCTCCTGAGGATGCTCATTTATATGAACTACAAGAACGTTTATTTATATTCAAATGGCATtgcaaacaaaatataaatcaagagaaaaagttcaaaaaaaaaaaaactttccatGGGATGCTCAACAATACTAACTACAAGAATCAAATGGCTAGCAAGTATAACATAAACagattgaccaaaaaaaagtaaaccaaaaattaagaaaagaagGCCAACCCGACAATGATCATCATTCAAAGGTTGGTTGGACCGTATAATCTGATGAAGATCAGTGTCCATTaattcataaacaatgtagacATCATTGAAGTTCTCCTTCTGTGGAGGCCGTATGATGTCTTTGATGGCAATAACCTGCAGAAAGAACTAACTTGTAAGCTGTTGACTCCAGAAACACATGAAACATTCTCAAGTTTTTTATCAATATATGTGCAAACAGTGAGAACTGAGTCCATGGGAGATTTCATTTAGGTGCTAAAGACAGGGCTTATTGCAGTAAAACATTTCCCAAACAcgaaaaaacaattatttagatGCTAAAGGCAGTGTTTTACAGCATACTATAGCTAAAATTCTTTATGCGTATGTTcaagaaaaaacaattattttgaGGGGCCCAACACAAAAGATCTGCAAGCCCTGTTACATAGGATGTGCATAAATGACATAAGAGCTCCTCATGGAACATGAACAACAAAAGGTCacaaaaaaattacattttcatGATCCATGTGCCGAAGAAGTTTAATTTCTCGTAAAGTCCTTTTGGCATCTATTCTGTTGTCAAATGCATTACCAATCTTCTTAATGGCAACCTCCTCACGAGCCTCAGCGTTGACAGCAGCACTGGATGCAACAAGAAAAATTATCCACTTTCAAATTTGTTATAACAGCATACGATGGAAGTCAAATGAATAGAAAACAAAATTCTTATTGATAAACATCCTTCACCCGACCAAAAATGAAGATTGCCTGAGTCACACTACTTCACTAAGCCACAATGACCCAATACAAAGAGAAATATAAGATTGAGACATATACCAAGAATGAGTCAATTTCAGTAACCGAAAGAAGGGGCAAGGGGAGACGAAAAACAATATGGGTGGAATTTGCAAGGAAGGATTTGAATTAGAGATGgaatgaatattggagctatgAGTAGGCTCATAGGCAAAAAGATTCACGTTGACAACCCTAAATAACATGGAATACAACTTCACGTGGTCAATCCTGAATTTCGAGGATAATGGCTTAGTTGAGCTCAGCAGAGCTTATATCTTGTGGACTAAAATTTCCACCCAAAGGATACATAGCACATCACTAAACCCAGCTTAAAGACACAAATCAACAACTTCAAAATCTCATTTAGATCACACAGAAATATGAATAAAACTCAATTACTGTACACAAGCAGACTGACTAAGCTTCCGTACAACCTAAGTTCTTTCCTGATTACATACACAAAATTCCCCAACCAACAAAACCTCCCTACCACAAAATACCGAAAATCGCACTAACtccacaagaaaacaaaacccacaaaaacaaaataatctcTAACAAACGCAAATAAAAATCCAGAGTAAAATCTTTCAAATACCAAAATCCACATATGCTCAGATTAAAATTTCGATCAGAATCAGATAGTGCTTTTCCCGCTTCTTGAACCAAACTAACTCAAATCAATCTTCGATCAAAAATCGATACTTCCAAAGCAAACCCAATAAAGAATTCAAGCAAAAGCAATCAAACCATCAAAAGCAGATCCAAAGATAACAAATTTAAACGGAAAGCTCAAAACCCAGTAAAGATTCAATCTTACCAGACGATACCGTAAGCACCTCTGCCGACGGGCCGAAGGGGCGGGACGTACTTCCTGGAAACTTCAAAGATGTTGCCATAGACATTGTACTGAACGTAGCGTCCGCCGTGGGTCAGCACCCCTCTGATGTTGTGGTCACCTGCTGAAGCAGAGCTCGAGTCCATGGTCAACCCGGGGGGTCCGAATCCGAAACGGGTGGAAACCCAGATAGGATTTCGGGTCTAGAAAggcgagaaagagagagagagagagagagagagagagagagagagagagagagagagttgtggaGGAGAGCTGCTGCTAATGCGAAGTTTGGGGAGGGGGTGTCGGTAGCTGTAAAGGTTTTGACATTGTTTTGGGGtggtttttggggaaattccaGAGAAATGGGGGtgtagagagagggagggaggggttATGACCTGGAGAAACTTGGGTGACCCGTGAAGAAACAAAATGGACcgtttacttttcttttttgtgaggTTTTGGTGTGGCGTCTGTGATTTTCTGGGATGaccatcatttttcttttctttcctttctactttttctttatttagaccaaaaatttgaaaaaaaaattatcgtgACGGAAATACATACGGTAACATtacgtatttttatataaattttgagaaattttattttttaaattattaacattttaacacacatatcctactatttgtataataatacgtgatatcacattgaaaaatctcttcaaaaatataatcaaaatttaaatggTGTGTTAGGTTTTGAACTTCTGAGAATCAATCTTGAGAATAGTCAAAAGTCTTCTCATGTAGAAGAATTTTCTTTTACATGTTGGGGTTTTTTCTTTCCACCACCCAAAGTTACCTTTGACCCCAATATTTGATCATAAACGTTTTTACTTTACATGCACGCGTAAATTGAATGTCGATATTAATGCTACCTGTGTTCTTGTTTTGAAAAatgtattaaaaataatattattaataataataataataataataataataatagtaataataataaaacgtGTGGCCCTTTGAATCGGGGGCATGTTATTGGTTGTGATAGGGATAGAGTTAATTGTGATTGAGCAAGGATATAAAATGTGATAGTAGTGATTCGGTTGTATATAGGTTGTATATGCAATGCATGATGTAAATGGAAAAGCATGCATGATGTAACTACTGATACCCTTTGAAAAAAGGGGCATCAAATGGTGGTGCGTAGGGGGTTGGAATATGCAATGTTGATAGCGATATTGTGCACTATGCAAAAGCAAAGTCTTGCTTTCACATTGCAACTTGGTTTTGGTGCTAGGTTGCTTGATTGCTTAATGCTTGAGAGgctattaatttaattgaaaaggaagaggtttttttttttaacaaatgatattattatcTTACTAAgagttggtttggtattgttgtactttgaaaaaaaattgtttctgttgtttgctgtgctatgagaataagcagctgtgagaTAAAGTAGCAGAATATTTGGtaactttttttgtaaaagtgcttttgaaaaaaaaaacagtattatagtgtttgataaacttttatgtaaaggttcggtacggttaccgtaccaaaacccttgtaccaattaccgtaccaaactttcggtttggtaaaatctattactattaccataccaaactttcggtataccgaagttcggttttgccaaaagttcggttggcatgatatggcaatggtaattgccattttgttttgggacaaaatatgtttttgttttttttacccaattcaagggcaaaactttttttttgtacctttatctcatacattatagattaaattcatcattcacaattcacacacataataattcaaatgatgcatcaagattcatcatgaaaattaagcttacaatccaaatagaagttacgaaccacaacaaatagaagttaacaatccaaatagaaattaaagtttcaaaccaaatgaaaattggaagtaaacttcaaaaaggagaaatcattgatcagttattcaagtttgagatgtcgaagcttttggaggaggcattgaacttgtagaagattgagtttgtgtcaagcctacattacaaacaaagaaaacatattaattagtagcaagaagaattaaaattgaaaaccatttaataacaaatttactgaaaaaattaaagcatatctttcttgttttctcttcttccatttccttgaaaaattgaagcatatcttccgttggttccttgtagaagtttactttATCTGCCCTAAGTCAACCACTAGTACGCACTAGTGCCtccattattttaggagtcaatGATAACCtaaaagggtccacaaccctcctccctaggctaaatacattttcactagcaataatagaagtgggggttacaaagatattttggctatttgtgaaagaattaggaactcttttgtgtttgatttccacaatttcaagagatcaaagtcaccaataacaatgctaatataagtagggttttattttcaaattattggaatattataaatatgtgttatataattatctattatataatttataaatgatatattatattgtattttctgtatggtacggtaataccgtggtaatggtatccattaccaataccgtaccattaaatttcggtacggtacaataccgtaccattaccgatggtacaaaaaatttggcacaaaatcggtatagcacggttggcaattcggttggcacggtaatttggcaaaaaaattcaCCCCTATGTAAAACATATGTGAAAAAAATctagtttttcaaagctgggttttgcagctttgtgtttttggcttttttcaccaaaaactgtgaaaaaaaactgaagctgaatgtttaccaaacataaaaaagatcccagcttttttttatgACCACTTTTTTCataatcacctcagtaccaaaccaaggCTAAGGGGTGGGAAAGTGAGAtaagcctcataatgagctagcaataatgtggttcaaattcgcctttggcgagaatcgaacttaaaggCCAATTTGGAATTGCTAtacttttttaataaattgtttcTGATGCACTTTAAGAATAATCAATTGCAAAATAAAGTTTGATAAACTGTAGTTGTAaaagtgttgtgagtatgaaaaGCAGCTTTTAAAAGCAACACACACACTGCTTTTAAAAGCTGCTGCCTGGAAGCCATTGTTGTTAAACCGAAGcagtatattttaattttaccaAACACGATTTTACTGCTAACTTTAAACTGAAGTagtttttggtttaaaaaattaaaatatttaaaaattaaaaaaaaaaaaaaaaaaaaaaaaaaaaacaaaccaaactaggcctaagacctctcacttaccaaTAAAAATGAATACAACTAGACCATAGTATTAAGTAGCAAAAGAAAGACATTACTGTCTCTGCGTAATGGAAATGCAAATGATTCAACCTAAACCTTTGAGCCTTTTGAGTCTTGTCTGGTGCAAGCAATATCATATATACAAACTATATATtcaacaaggttctaaaaaacgttcGACGCTAGTCAGGCGGTGagctagcgcctagcgcctaagCGGATTTAGGTAGATttattgtatatcttgtaaataagcgcatattgacacttacaaaaaattatacttgtatgaaattcgtggataaaataatataataatgataaaatgcaaacaaAATATCCAACAATGTCTCTCCAATAGAtaggatttttttattttttaatgaattagATGGTATAAGATGAAAGTTCATATGATAATAAGTATGCAttacttaataaatattttttaaagatgATTTAATATATAGTGAATGAACTTAAAAAATAGGAAAGGtgtaaggccatctctaaccgaagggtccagaggggcagagggccgaaaatagccttaaaaccgtctccaaccgagggctaggccagagggctctggaatctggagggccccacgggatcggagagggctggctattttttttttttatgttttcctattgctgtcagttataaccgacaacatTAAAGAAGGATTTTttaatactgtcggttataaccgacagtaatagtTATTCAAAggcaatttattttttaattactattagtgtcggttataaccgacactaatagtttgaattttttttattataacggctagtagccgttgtattaacagtttttttttatatgaatttaaacttctttttttccttttcatatgaatcaaattttgtttcatattttttttcaattctattttacaaaatttgtttcaatttttttttaaattctattttttttctataacttctattttacaaaatttgtttcatattttttttaaattccatttttttcctataacttctatttcacaaaatttgtttcaatttttttttaaattctattttttccctataacttctattttacaaaatttgattcatattttgtttttcatataacttctattttacaaaatttgtttcatatttttttaaattccatttttttcctataacttctatttcacaaaatttgtttcatattttctttcaattctattttttcctataactttctaggccattatacaacattaaattaaattaagtaacatgaaacaacattaaacaatatgaaacaacattaaataacattaaccaacataaaaattatacaacataaaaaaaaacatttaacaacatgaaacttaaacatttttaaaaacatttaaaaacataaaacgtaAACGCCTACTCGAGGCttcacttagccgttggatttgaatttaagttgtagttttaaaataataaattatgtttggccctatgaccctttggccctcggttggagatggttttttgtgacatggctaaaacgagccatctagccctcggttggagatgaagaCAAATAtagccctgtactgttcattaaaatattaatatcttgaagaATCTtgaagggccagagggctcaaacgagccctctagccaaccatcggttggagatggcctaaacaTTGTGATTTGTAGTCTGTAAAAAGAGAGGTGGGGAACACTGCACCAAAAAGGGCTGTGGAGCCCTCTAGCCAACCATCGGTTAGAGATAGCCTAAACGTTGTGATTTGTAGTCTGTAAAAAGAGAGGTGGGGAACACTGCACCAAAAAGGGCTGTGGGGCACACCACACAATATTCAATGTATGTTATCTATCCTTGACACTGGGGGGAGGAATCTTCTATACAAACAATATCTTCAATCATTGAAGGGCACCCTAAACTTGCAATGCCCTTTGGAAATTCTGGAATATCATACAAGGGACACATTCTGCTGACATCTTCCGATGGCAAAACGCACACCAAAGTCAAGTCCACGACAGTTCGACGCATCAAATTCCTGTTTGTCACGACGAGAATGAAACTTCCTGCTGGTAATCGCAAGCTAGACATCAAAAAGTTTGTTAGAGAAGTAAGTTGGGTAGTTCTTACAACCAAGTAAGAAACATAGTCTCCCCAACTGAACAGAACAACGCGTCGAATAGCAGACAATCACGATTTCAAACAAAACCCTTTCATATATCATTAGCAATCCATAGTACACCATTACGCTTATACAAGCCAGTACAATAATAATATAACTACGATTACTCACAGCATACTGATTACAACACACCATACAAGATGGTATACTtacaaaaaacagaaaacataAAGCCCCATACCTAAAACCATCTTTATAAATAAGAGATGTTAGCTTTGCTAAGATCATTTTCATCTCACAAACTGACCTTCCACATTTCCCGTCAGCATCCGGTCTGAGACTGCTCCACCTGATCTTAGTTTGGAAAGCAATGTGTCACGCCCGGCTAAAAGGATTTGGAAAAATCCATCAACTTCCTTTGTAAGAAGATCGAGCCCTTGGGAGAGTTTCTGTGCCTTCCTGTCTAAGTCTGAAATAGAATTCTTGAATGCATTCCTTTCACTGAGGTCAACGCCATCCTGGATCTTGGGATCCATTTCCTTGACAGTATCATCAACTGCTTCCAGCTCCTTCAGTACCATGACTCTTCCACTAGAAAGTACATTTCTAATTTCCCCATTTACATTACCCTGTAAATCGTTAAACGCTTGTGCCCACAAATATGTATCAGCAACATTCAAATCTAACAACTTCTTTGCAGAACCAGAAAAGGCGGCAGCAAAGACACTACAAACAGATATTGTCAACACCTTCACTCCATACATAGCACGCATCAAAAGTTTCCCTTTGGCTGAGTTCTTAACCTTTGGCAGATCAAGGGATTCCACAAGCTTATCTAAAATGGTGCTACAGTTCTCAACTCTAGGGTTTTTTGAACCAATATGATGCCTCCAGCCATCAAGTGAAGAACGGGCCCGAATAAATTGGTCTGAAGTAGTTGAATCCAAATTATGCAAGACACACTGAAGATAAAGATGTCCCTGGTTTAAACGTGAGATCTCAGAGCTAAAAGCAATGCATACATCAAGCAACTTCACACTGATGTCCAAGTACACATCAATCCATTTCTCGTCCCAGTTACTCACAGGGAGATCAATTTCAGCTATGAGGGATTTTATGTCATTATGAGTTCCACAAAGAGACTCCATGGCTAATTTCATCCATGACAAGCTGAGGACATCATCCTTGTCTTTTGGGTTAAGCTTTCTTAGCCTCCCAGCCAATGTTTCCTCAAACGTGTTCAACAGTCCAACAAGCCTTGGAGACAGTTGGGAACCCTTTGGTGCAATCATCTTAAAAGGATTTCCAAAATGGAAGAATGGTCGGTGTGGCTCCTGTGGACGACTCATTATTGTGTATTTactacaagaagaagaaaatgtaaTCAGATATCGTATGGGAAATCAACCTCCAAAGGCATCCAAAACCAAAAGTGAGGAAGACATAAACATGATGAGACATCACATCGTAAATCAGCCTCATCAAGTCCTCCAGGGAACATGTTAGAGTAAAAGGCCACATAAACAATGCAAAATTAGGTCTCTTTGGAAGCCGATTGTCAACCTCCATCCATAGTGATGTATTGCAAATTGCAAGACTGCTCACTACATGTGCTCTAGTCATCCCGGAGAAGACAGCAGGAGACACAAT
This genomic window contains:
- the LOC126618652 gene encoding protein BPS1, chloroplastic-like; amino-acid sequence: MSRPQEPHRPFFHFGNPFKMIAPKGSQLSPRLVGLLNTFEETLAGRLRKLNPKDKDDVLSLSWMKLAMESLCGTHNDIKSLIAEIDLPVSNWDEKWIDVYLDISVKLLDVCIAFSSEISRLNQGHLYLQCVLHNLDSTTSDQFIRARSSLDGWRHHIGSKNPRVENCSTILDKLVESLDLPKVKNSAKGKLLMRAMYGVKVLTISVCSVFAAAFSGSAKKLLDLNVADTYLWAQAFNDLQGNVNGEIRNVLSSGRVMVLKELEAVDDTVKEMDPKIQDGVDLSERNAFKNSISDLDRKAQKLSQGLDLLTKEVDGFFQILLAGRDTLLSKLRSGGAVSDRMLTGNVEGQFVR